A genomic region of Lysinibacillus sp. 2017 contains the following coding sequences:
- a CDS encoding TetR/AcrR family transcriptional regulator — translation MQAKQIKRQQMLNAARMLFTDNGFERTTMQKIADNANVGVATLFRYFPKKELLIIEVVKEVIEEMVPQFEAIAHASKSGYDKIEAILDAYIQYIFSANLQAVTLLESFEYYMAYNPVEEKLLDEIRQSYTKIGRLITHSLQQGSSDGSITSQKATHLTIQTIMNVFGTAIKKHAFISLLPDTIVPIPSKEELNELKFLILSYLKNKGDTM, via the coding sequence TTGCAAGCGAAACAAATCAAACGACAACAAATGCTAAATGCCGCAAGAATGTTATTTACGGATAATGGTTTTGAGCGAACGACGATGCAAAAAATTGCCGACAATGCCAATGTTGGAGTTGCAACGTTATTTCGCTACTTTCCGAAAAAAGAGTTGCTTATAATTGAAGTAGTCAAAGAAGTTATCGAGGAAATGGTACCGCAATTTGAAGCCATCGCTCATGCTAGTAAATCTGGTTACGATAAAATAGAAGCGATATTAGATGCTTATATACAATATATTTTTTCAGCAAATCTACAAGCCGTCACGTTACTTGAAAGCTTTGAATACTACATGGCTTATAATCCAGTAGAAGAAAAGTTGCTTGATGAAATACGTCAATCTTATACAAAAATTGGGCGTCTTATCACACATTCCCTGCAACAAGGAAGCTCAGATGGCTCGATTACTTCACAAAAAGCAACGCACCTTACCATTCAAACCATTATGAATGTTTTTGGTACAGCTATTAAAAAACACGCATTTATAAGTCTTTTACCGGATACCATTGTGCCTATCCCTTCCAAGGAAGAACTTAATGAATTGAAATTTCTTATTTTATCTTATTTAAAAAATAAGGGAGATACCATGTAA
- a CDS encoding catalase — protein MTNERLTTITGAPVVSNDDSQTAGRRGPILLQDVFLIEKLANFNREVIPERRMHAKGSGAFGTFTVTQDITKYSKAAIFSEIGKKTEMFARFSTVAGERGAADAERDIRGFALKFYTEEGNWDMVGNNTPVFFFRDPLHFPDLNHVVKRDPKTNMHNANSNWDFWSSLPEALHQVTIVMSDRGIPKGFRQMHGFGSHTYSMINAANERVYVKFHFRTQQGIENFTGAEASEVIGNDRESSQRDLFESIEKGEFPIWKMYIQVMTEEQARNHKDNPFDLTKVWFKSEYPLIEVGEFELNRNPENYFADVEQAAFAPSNVVPGISFSPDRMLQARLFAYQDATRYRLGVNHHQIPVNTPKCPFMVYHRDGQGRADGNRGSAVTYYPNSYGALQGQPQYKDPALALDGPADIYDFNEDDNNYFEQPGKLFNLMNDDQKQQLFQNTANDMAPVEEFIKRRHILHCYLADPAYGEGVAKAMGLSLEGMDLSNPYLTLNNQI, from the coding sequence ATGACAAATGAACGTTTAACAACAATCACTGGTGCGCCAGTCGTAAGTAATGACGATTCACAAACAGCTGGTCGCCGTGGTCCAATTTTATTACAAGACGTATTTTTAATCGAAAAATTAGCCAACTTTAACCGTGAAGTAATTCCTGAGCGTCGTATGCACGCGAAGGGTTCAGGTGCTTTTGGTACTTTCACAGTAACTCAAGACATCACAAAATATTCTAAAGCAGCCATCTTCTCTGAAATCGGCAAAAAGACAGAAATGTTCGCACGTTTCTCTACAGTAGCTGGTGAACGTGGGGCTGCTGATGCAGAGCGCGATATCCGTGGTTTTGCATTAAAATTCTACACTGAAGAAGGAAACTGGGATATGGTTGGTAACAACACGCCTGTATTCTTCTTCCGTGATCCATTACACTTCCCAGACTTAAACCACGTTGTAAAGCGTGACCCAAAAACGAATATGCACAATGCCAATTCAAACTGGGATTTCTGGAGCTCATTACCTGAAGCATTACACCAAGTAACGATTGTTATGTCTGACCGTGGTATTCCAAAAGGCTTCCGTCAAATGCACGGATTCGGTTCTCACACTTACTCAATGATCAACGCTGCAAATGAGCGTGTATACGTAAAGTTCCATTTCCGTACACAACAAGGGATCGAAAATTTCACGGGTGCTGAAGCTTCTGAAGTAATCGGCAATGACCGCGAATCTTCTCAACGCGACTTATTCGAATCAATCGAAAAAGGCGAGTTTCCGATATGGAAAATGTACATCCAAGTAATGACTGAAGAACAAGCACGTAATCATAAAGATAACCCATTCGATTTAACAAAAGTTTGGTTCAAATCAGAGTACCCATTAATCGAAGTTGGTGAATTCGAGTTAAACCGTAACCCAGAAAACTACTTCGCTGATGTTGAGCAAGCTGCATTCGCTCCTTCTAACGTAGTGCCTGGCATTAGCTTCTCACCAGACCGCATGTTACAAGCGCGCTTGTTCGCTTACCAAGATGCAACACGTTACCGTTTAGGCGTGAATCATCACCAAATTCCAGTAAACACACCAAAATGCCCGTTCATGGTATATCACCGTGATGGTCAAGGTCGTGCTGATGGTAACCGCGGTTCAGCAGTTACGTACTATCCAAATAGCTATGGTGCCTTACAAGGACAACCACAATACAAAGACCCTGCACTAGCTCTTGATGGACCTGCTGATATCTATGATTTCAATGAAGATGACAACAACTACTTCGAGCAGCCAGGTAAACTATTTAACTTAATGAATGACGATCAAAAACAACAATTATTCCAAAACACAGCCAACGATATGGCGCCTGTTGAAGAATTCATCAAACGTCGTCACATCTTACACTGCTACTTAGCAGATCCAGCTTATGGTGAAGGTGTAGCAAAAGCGATGGGTCTTTCTTTAGAAGGAATGGACCTTTCAAACCCATACCTTACGTTAAATAATCAAATTTAA
- a CDS encoding CoxG family protein produces the protein MPAGTHSVSVPLNINKIWDFVKDMNNWAPLVPGYIDHEIINENESTWAFKGDLGFMKKTVKLKIDVKEWNEPSGVIFDLTGMSDNFKGGGYFKAEAVNDIETIMTGNLDITAGGMMGPMINQILMKFVPQTAQDLTDAIVAKLIEINKLIESN, from the coding sequence ATGCCAGCAGGAACACATTCAGTATCAGTACCTTTAAATATCAACAAAATTTGGGATTTCGTAAAAGATATGAACAACTGGGCACCACTTGTCCCAGGCTATATCGATCATGAAATTATTAATGAAAATGAGTCTACTTGGGCATTTAAAGGTGACTTAGGTTTCATGAAGAAAACGGTTAAATTAAAAATAGATGTAAAAGAATGGAACGAGCCATCAGGGGTTATTTTCGACTTAACAGGGATGTCGGATAATTTTAAAGGTGGCGGCTATTTCAAGGCAGAAGCTGTCAATGACATTGAAACGATTATGACAGGAAACCTTGACATCACAGCTGGCGGTATGATGGGACCAATGATCAATCAAATTTTAATGAAATTCGTGCCACAAACTGCACAAGACTTAACAGATGCAATTGTTGCGAAGTTAATTGAAATAAACAAATTAATCGAATCTAATTAA
- the hutU gene encoding urocanate hydratase, producing the protein MVFKTNIRAPRGSELTCKGWTQEAAMRMLMNNLDPEVAENPDELVVYGGIGKAARNWESYDKLIETLKVLENDETMLVQSGKPVAVFKTHENAPRVLIANSNLVPGWANWDHFYELEERNLMMYGQMTAGSWIYIGAQGILQGTYLSFVEAGKKKFGSPDLRGRWILTGGMGGMSGAQPLAGKMAGAVILVVEVDRTRIERKIKEGYCDYLVETVDEAVALVNKLTAEKTPASIGLVGNCADVNRELLNRGITPDFVTDQTSAHDPINGYVPNGMSLEEALNLRKTDVKTYERRAKETMADHVRTMLEFQEAGAETFDYGNNIRAFAKEMGVENSFDFPGFVPAYIRPLFCEGKGPFRWAALSGDPEDIYKTDALAKEMFAEDAGLVNWIDMAQKMVKWQGLPARICWLGYGDRHRFALRVNEMVASGELKAPIVFGRDHLDSGSVASPNRETEAMMDGSDAVSDWPLLNALVNTAGGASWVSIHHGGGVGMGYSQHAGQVLVADGTQLAADKINRVLIADPGMGVVRHADAGYDIAIRTAKEKGVNMPMLKG; encoded by the coding sequence ATGGTATTCAAAACAAATATTCGTGCACCACGAGGTTCGGAACTAACGTGCAAAGGGTGGACGCAAGAGGCAGCAATGCGTATGTTGATGAACAATTTAGATCCAGAAGTAGCAGAAAATCCAGATGAGTTAGTTGTTTACGGCGGCATCGGGAAAGCAGCACGTAACTGGGAAAGTTATGACAAACTAATTGAAACATTAAAGGTATTAGAAAACGATGAAACGATGCTTGTGCAATCAGGGAAACCTGTAGCCGTATTCAAAACGCATGAAAACGCACCGCGCGTACTCATTGCCAACTCAAACTTAGTACCAGGCTGGGCGAACTGGGATCACTTCTATGAATTAGAAGAACGCAACTTAATGATGTACGGTCAAATGACAGCGGGTTCATGGATTTATATAGGCGCACAAGGTATTTTACAAGGGACCTATTTAAGTTTTGTGGAAGCAGGGAAAAAGAAATTTGGTTCACCTGACTTACGCGGTCGTTGGATTTTAACGGGTGGTATGGGTGGAATGAGTGGCGCTCAACCGTTAGCAGGAAAAATGGCAGGTGCCGTTATCTTAGTTGTTGAAGTGGATCGTACACGTATTGAACGTAAAATCAAAGAAGGATACTGCGATTACCTTGTAGAAACAGTGGATGAAGCAGTGGCGCTCGTAAACAAATTAACGGCAGAGAAAACACCTGCTTCTATTGGTTTAGTAGGTAACTGCGCAGATGTGAATCGCGAGCTTTTAAACCGCGGAATTACACCTGATTTTGTAACAGACCAAACGTCAGCACATGATCCAATTAACGGATATGTACCAAATGGGATGTCATTAGAAGAGGCATTAAATTTACGTAAAACAGACGTGAAAACATATGAGCGTCGTGCAAAAGAAACGATGGCAGACCACGTACGTACAATGCTTGAATTCCAAGAAGCGGGAGCAGAAACGTTTGATTACGGGAATAACATCCGCGCTTTTGCAAAGGAAATGGGTGTAGAAAATTCCTTTGACTTCCCGGGTTTCGTACCAGCATATATCCGTCCATTATTCTGTGAAGGGAAAGGACCATTCCGCTGGGCAGCACTATCTGGTGATCCAGAAGATATTTACAAAACAGATGCACTCGCAAAAGAAATGTTCGCAGAAGACGCTGGTTTAGTAAACTGGATCGACATGGCACAAAAAATGGTGAAGTGGCAAGGCTTACCAGCGCGTATTTGCTGGTTAGGTTACGGGGACCGTCACCGCTTCGCACTACGCGTAAATGAAATGGTCGCAAGTGGTGAGTTAAAAGCACCAATCGTATTCGGACGTGATCATTTAGATTCAGGTTCAGTTGCTTCACCAAACCGTGAAACAGAAGCTATGATGGATGGTTCGGATGCAGTTTCAGACTGGCCATTACTAAATGCATTAGTAAACACTGCAGGTGGCGCGAGTTGGGTAAGTATTCATCACGGTGGTGGTGTAGGAATGGGCTACTCGCAACACGCTGGTCAAGTATTAGTTGCAGATGGTACACAACTTGCTGCAGATAAAATTAACCGCGTATTAATAGCAGATCCAGGAATGGGTGTTGTTCGCCACGCAGATGCAGGATATGATATCGCAATTCGTACAGCAAAAGAAAAAGGCGTTAATATGCCGATGCTAAAAGGATGA
- a CDS encoding SLC13 family permease, producing MQLTLTFIILALTIILFTTNRLRADLVAVMALLFFVILDILTPVEALAGFSNSVVIMIAGLFVVGAGILRTGLAGMAGNLLLKWSADSELRLFILLLIIVAIVGAFMSNTGTVALMLPIVVSIALSIKVSPSKFLMPLSYIASMSGLMTLIASPTNLIASQTLVDHGFEKLGFFTITPIGIIATLTVIIYLVLVRNKLLPKEENRSQSSAGYKLSPKRIAKEYDLQDKLFRLVVGAESTILDQKLANLKLPATYHIYIMKIKRGAAQEGLNLRPMTYQELAGPTSVIYAGDELYIQGIATDVERFAKDFTLQIVPFENNIEELISKKIGVAEVLLTPQSQLIGETVSKIGFREKYNLNILGINRKGDYLLKNMAEQKLRFGDAILVQGTWDEIELLSRETQDVVVVGQPREHAGTAAASGKAPLAGMIMLLMIGLMVFEVFDAVIAVLIGAVLMIITGCLRNMDDAYNKMNFESIVLVAAMLPMATALEKTGGMTILADGIIKLLGDFGPYGVLMGIYILTVVFGQFVSNTATAVLFSPIAITAAIAMDANPYTFMIGVATAASMAFATPIASPTNSLVLTAGGYKFMDFVKVGVPLQIIMFIVMMIAVPLLFPF from the coding sequence ATGCAATTAACGTTAACATTTATTATTTTAGCGCTCACGATCATTTTGTTTACGACGAATCGTCTTCGTGCAGATTTAGTGGCTGTAATGGCATTATTGTTTTTTGTAATTTTAGATATTTTAACACCTGTTGAAGCGTTGGCTGGGTTTTCAAATTCAGTCGTCATTATGATCGCGGGTCTGTTCGTTGTAGGTGCAGGGATTTTACGAACTGGTCTTGCAGGAATGGCTGGAAATTTATTGTTAAAGTGGTCGGCTGATAGTGAGCTCCGTCTGTTTATTTTATTGCTCATTATTGTAGCGATTGTAGGTGCGTTTATGAGTAACACAGGTACAGTTGCACTGATGCTACCAATCGTTGTGTCGATTGCTCTTAGTATTAAAGTAAGTCCATCAAAATTTTTAATGCCGTTGTCTTATATTGCAAGTATGTCTGGTTTGATGACGTTAATCGCATCGCCAACAAACTTAATTGCCTCACAAACATTAGTCGATCATGGCTTCGAAAAGTTGGGATTTTTCACAATTACTCCAATTGGTATTATAGCGACGCTTACCGTTATTATTTATTTAGTTTTAGTACGTAACAAGCTACTTCCAAAAGAAGAAAACCGCTCGCAATCAAGTGCAGGCTATAAATTATCACCGAAAAGAATTGCCAAAGAATACGATTTACAAGACAAATTATTCCGTCTTGTTGTTGGTGCAGAATCGACAATACTCGATCAAAAGCTAGCCAATTTAAAATTGCCTGCAACATATCATATTTACATCATGAAAATTAAACGGGGTGCTGCACAAGAAGGACTAAATTTACGCCCGATGACCTACCAAGAGCTGGCAGGTCCTACAAGTGTAATTTATGCAGGGGATGAGCTTTACATACAAGGAATTGCTACAGATGTTGAGCGCTTTGCTAAAGATTTCACGCTACAGATAGTGCCATTTGAAAATAATATTGAAGAACTTATTTCGAAAAAAATTGGTGTGGCCGAAGTATTATTAACCCCGCAATCTCAATTAATCGGGGAAACCGTTAGTAAAATCGGATTCCGTGAAAAGTACAATTTAAATATCCTCGGCATTAATCGCAAAGGGGATTATTTATTAAAAAATATGGCTGAGCAGAAACTACGATTCGGGGATGCAATTTTAGTTCAGGGTACATGGGATGAAATTGAGCTGTTATCCCGCGAAACACAAGATGTTGTTGTAGTCGGCCAACCTCGTGAACATGCGGGAACTGCAGCAGCAAGTGGAAAAGCGCCATTAGCTGGTATGATCATGCTTCTAATGATTGGTTTAATGGTATTTGAAGTGTTTGATGCCGTGATTGCAGTGTTAATTGGTGCGGTGCTGATGATTATCACGGGCTGCTTGCGGAATATGGATGATGCGTATAATAAGATGAACTTCGAAAGTATCGTGCTTGTTGCGGCAATGCTTCCCATGGCGACGGCTCTTGAAAAAACAGGGGGAATGACGATTTTAGCAGATGGGATTATTAAACTGCTTGGTGACTTCGGACCTTATGGCGTGTTAATGGGCATTTATATCCTAACGGTTGTGTTTGGACAGTTTGTTAGTAATACGGCAACAGCTGTGTTGTTTTCGCCAATCGCTATAACAGCGGCCATTGCGATGGATGCCAATCCGTATACATTTATGATTGGTGTGGCTACAGCAGCAAGCATGGCCTTTGCAACGCCCATTGCTTCTCCAACAAATTCACTTGTGTTAACAGCAGGTGGCTATAAATTTATGGATTTCGTTAAAGTCGGCGTTCCACTACAAATCATCATGTTTATTGTCATGATGATTGCGGTTCCTTTACTGTTTCCATTTTAA
- a CDS encoding FAD-dependent oxidoreductase: MQNIQWEKEVDVIVLGTGGAALSAAVAAADNGASVLVLEKTHQIGGTTAYSGGVPWVPLNHYMKEAGFEDDRDSAVNFIKRVALGRAEDHMIERFVDKGHEVFKALHDKTPLRFETPKGYPEYYKNLPEALQNGTRSLDPSPFNLDEIGEWGMHLRQNPIFPPLTLAEGGAVGGIDFQMIAERMQNNIVTMGRALIAALFKGCLDRGVETLLHTAGKELVLGDDKEIIGVIAETSDGETKYFKANKGVILASGGFEWNKQLTKAFLKMDITHPVSPPGNEGDALMMAMKAGAALDNMSEAWWYPAMVDPTFEYEDHVMAQLGGGRNGPNSIVVNKHGRRFTNEGTTYNDMPRAFFNFDPVEFEFPNEAPVWMVFDQQLKDSQLIITMTPGDPAPEWVDQAPTLSELAEKIGVNAVNLEDEVAKWNSYCEQKKDPDFRRGTTQFENLTGGGASPEANLGKIEKGPFYALPIYLGALGTNGGPKIDENGQVLNFASEPIKGLYAAGNASANPLGPIYPSAGGTIGPGMVFGYLAGEHAAKSN, encoded by the coding sequence ATGCAAAACATTCAATGGGAAAAAGAAGTTGATGTGATCGTTCTAGGTACAGGGGGAGCTGCTTTATCAGCAGCAGTAGCAGCAGCAGATAATGGCGCATCGGTTTTAGTGTTGGAAAAAACACATCAAATCGGTGGGACGACTGCTTATTCAGGCGGGGTTCCTTGGGTTCCGTTAAATCATTATATGAAAGAAGCAGGTTTTGAAGATGATCGTGATTCAGCGGTTAATTTTATTAAACGCGTAGCATTAGGTCGCGCAGAAGATCATATGATTGAGCGCTTTGTTGATAAAGGACATGAAGTATTTAAAGCACTTCATGACAAAACACCATTACGCTTCGAAACACCAAAAGGCTATCCGGAGTACTATAAAAACTTACCAGAAGCATTACAAAATGGGACACGTTCATTAGATCCATCACCATTTAATTTAGACGAAATTGGTGAGTGGGGCATGCATTTACGTCAAAATCCAATCTTCCCACCATTAACATTAGCAGAAGGAGGGGCAGTTGGTGGTATTGACTTCCAAATGATTGCAGAGCGTATGCAAAACAACATCGTAACGATGGGACGTGCATTAATCGCCGCATTATTTAAAGGCTGTTTAGACCGTGGTGTGGAAACGTTATTACATACAGCGGGTAAAGAGCTAGTCTTAGGTGACGACAAAGAAATTATCGGTGTCATCGCCGAAACTTCTGATGGCGAGACAAAATATTTCAAAGCAAACAAAGGGGTCATTTTAGCTTCAGGTGGCTTTGAATGGAATAAACAATTAACAAAAGCATTCTTAAAAATGGACATTACGCACCCAGTTTCTCCTCCAGGTAATGAAGGGGATGCGCTAATGATGGCGATGAAAGCTGGCGCGGCGTTAGATAATATGAGTGAAGCATGGTGGTACCCAGCGATGGTAGATCCAACATTCGAATATGAAGATCACGTTATGGCGCAATTAGGTGGCGGACGTAACGGCCCGAACTCAATCGTTGTTAACAAGCATGGTCGTCGTTTCACAAATGAAGGGACAACTTACAATGATATGCCACGTGCGTTCTTCAACTTCGATCCAGTGGAGTTCGAATTCCCGAACGAAGCACCAGTATGGATGGTTTTCGATCAACAGTTAAAAGATAGTCAATTAATCATTACGATGACACCTGGTGATCCAGCTCCTGAGTGGGTAGACCAAGCTCCAACATTAAGTGAATTAGCAGAAAAGATTGGTGTTAACGCAGTCAACTTAGAAGATGAAGTAGCAAAATGGAATAGCTACTGCGAACAAAAGAAAGATCCAGATTTTCGTCGTGGTACAACACAATTTGAAAACTTAACAGGCGGCGGCGCGAGCCCAGAAGCAAACTTAGGTAAAATCGAAAAAGGGCCATTCTACGCACTACCAATCTATTTAGGTGCATTAGGGACAAACGGCGGACCAAAAATTGATGAAAACGGGCAAGTATTAAACTTTGCCAGTGAACCAATTAAAGGTTTATATGCAGCGGGCAATGCATCTGCAAACCCACTTGGCCCAATTTATCCAAGTGCAGGCGGAACAATCGGACCAGGTATGGTATTCGGTTATTTAGCAGGAGAACACGCAGCAAAATCAAACTAA
- a CDS encoding helix-turn-helix domain-containing protein: MRILIIERDSEEIKGIEWFLKNYISSRVEIQSATNSLELEALFSQFQPQILLIETEFLSLSVQHFLQKQDVHIIALTAQPIFQQALKAIQVKAVQLFIKPVPLDELKSTILALPIKNQDVATIAPIPVEAQLYLDLYLNTPKKIDLQQYAFFLLEPAQFKDNLALYHWIIQSPILEKLTAFPLQNRILCIIQVKDFTQNTKTLRLIIQEWMKFSEEEMNIAFYDGEDATLRDMYNDCKKALAQRFYKGYGHIFNSTQSLIVTRLDPLLTPETQQLWISSLEKGDLKAIKEFLYKLSNASTFYHHEDVRIHLTSILAQIRRFMMKYHLQQQAKIEAQYRELFHLILEHPILYAIVQEFILFTQMLMETVKAAQLSLHVDYAELAVSIIEQHYKDSALSLQMVAKELNISANYLSNLFSKKRGIPFKRFLQQYRVQQAEKLLIQSDIAIATIAEMVGFIDGNYFTKVFRDYYNVTPYRYRMQAKNNYQ, translated from the coding sequence ATGCGGATACTAATAATCGAACGGGATAGCGAAGAAATTAAAGGGATTGAGTGGTTTTTGAAAAACTACATTTCGAGTCGTGTAGAAATCCAAAGTGCGACAAATAGCTTGGAATTAGAGGCATTATTTTCTCAGTTTCAACCGCAAATTTTATTAATCGAAACAGAGTTCTTATCTTTATCTGTACAACATTTTTTACAAAAACAAGACGTACATATTATTGCACTAACCGCACAGCCCATTTTTCAGCAGGCCTTAAAGGCAATCCAAGTAAAAGCGGTCCAATTATTTATAAAGCCAGTTCCATTAGACGAGTTGAAATCGACTATTTTGGCATTACCGATTAAAAATCAGGATGTTGCAACAATTGCTCCGATTCCTGTAGAAGCACAACTTTACTTGGATCTTTACTTAAATACGCCGAAAAAAATTGATTTGCAGCAGTATGCCTTTTTCTTGCTTGAGCCCGCGCAATTCAAGGACAATTTAGCACTGTATCATTGGATAATCCAATCACCTATTCTTGAAAAATTGACGGCTTTTCCCCTACAAAATCGGATTTTATGTATTATTCAAGTGAAAGATTTTACACAAAACACGAAGACATTGCGCTTAATCATTCAAGAGTGGATGAAATTTAGCGAAGAGGAAATGAATATCGCTTTTTATGACGGGGAAGATGCAACCCTTCGAGATATGTATAATGATTGCAAAAAAGCACTGGCTCAGCGATTTTATAAAGGGTATGGTCACATTTTCAATAGTACGCAATCTCTTATTGTGACGAGACTGGACCCACTGTTAACTCCTGAAACACAGCAATTATGGATTTCCAGTTTAGAAAAGGGCGATTTAAAAGCCATTAAAGAATTTTTATATAAACTATCGAATGCATCGACCTTTTATCACCATGAGGATGTACGTATTCATTTAACGAGTATTCTGGCACAAATTCGCCGCTTTATGATGAAGTATCACCTGCAACAACAAGCAAAAATAGAAGCACAGTACCGGGAACTATTTCACCTTATTTTAGAGCACCCCATTTTATACGCGATTGTGCAGGAGTTTATTTTATTTACACAAATGCTTATGGAAACTGTGAAGGCGGCTCAGCTATCCCTCCATGTCGATTATGCTGAATTAGCCGTTTCCATTATTGAACAGCATTATAAGGATTCGGCATTATCCTTGCAAATGGTTGCAAAGGAACTCAATATTAGTGCCAATTATTTAAGTAATCTATTTTCGAAAAAAAGAGGGATTCCATTTAAACGATTTTTACAGCAATACCGTGTGCAGCAAGCTGAAAAGTTATTAATACAATCGGACATCGCCATTGCAACGATTGCCGAAATGGTCGGATTTATTGATGGCAATTATTTTACGAAGGTTTTCCGCGATTATTATAATGTGACACCTTATCGCTATCGGATGCAAGCGAAAAATAACTATCAATAG